The following proteins are co-located in the Paenibacillus sp. FSL H8-0079 genome:
- a CDS encoding xanthine phosphoribosyltransferase, which yields MEVLKQRILQEGVVISDQVLKLDGLLNHQIDPALTMEMGREFAARFRESGVTRVITVESSGIPVAFAAAHELGVPLVFARRKKTLLADPDAYCERVPSFTKGIVTDIMVSREFIHENDRILFIDDIIANGDAARGVIKIIERSGAELVGFGVVVEKSFQAGARTIREQGIPVEALVRIRSLNDGTVQFDDNEM from the coding sequence ATGGAAGTATTAAAACAACGAATTTTACAAGAAGGTGTTGTCATCTCGGATCAGGTATTGAAGCTGGATGGTCTGTTGAACCACCAGATTGATCCTGCATTGACGATGGAGATGGGACGGGAGTTTGCTGCACGGTTTCGTGAAAGTGGAGTAACTCGGGTAATTACGGTAGAATCCTCAGGGATTCCCGTTGCTTTTGCCGCAGCTCATGAACTTGGGGTGCCGCTTGTATTCGCCCGTCGCAAAAAAACGCTTCTGGCTGATCCTGATGCCTACTGTGAACGTGTACCGTCCTTTACCAAAGGAATCGTAACAGACATTATGGTATCCCGCGAGTTCATTCATGAGAATGACCGTATTCTGTTCATTGATGATATCATCGCCAATGGAGATGCCGCTCGTGGAGTCATTAAGATTATTGAGCGTTCCGGGGCGGAACTCGTCGGATTCGGCGTTGTGGTCGAGAAAAGTTTTCAGGCAGGGGCACGCACGATTCGTGAACAGGGTATTCCGGTGGAAGCCTTGGTACGTATTCGTTCCCTGAACGATGGAACAGTACAATTTGACGATAACGAAATGTGA
- a CDS encoding carboxymuconolactone decarboxylase family protein: protein MTLMNDKVHAYKDQIGALSDVLPGVVNSYHEFTGECFQPGVIDAKTKQLIALGIGLFANNEVCTFYHVEEARAKGATDQEIMETVAVAGAVGGGHALSQGALRVQKALQ, encoded by the coding sequence ATGACATTGATGAATGATAAAGTTCATGCCTACAAGGATCAGATTGGAGCATTAAGCGATGTGCTGCCAGGAGTGGTAAATTCGTATCATGAGTTTACTGGAGAATGTTTTCAGCCTGGCGTGATTGATGCGAAGACAAAACAGCTGATTGCACTCGGCATTGGATTGTTCGCCAACAATGAGGTATGTACCTTCTACCATGTAGAAGAAGCCCGTGCTAAGGGCGCTACAGATCAGGAAATCATGGAGACCGTTGCCGTCGCTGGAGCTGTTGGAGGCGGACATGCCCTGTCTCAGGGCGCGTTGCGAGTGCAGAAGGCGTTGCAGTAA
- a CDS encoding C40 family peptidase has translation MKKLIISIFGAAVLFTSGATSTEASSINSVVNNMTGIPYKWGGTTVAGFDCSGFMRYLFNKYSIELPRTSQQQAKAGTPVSKSNIRTGDLVFFNTMGKGISHTGVYIGGGQFAHASSSKGVSITKLSNPYFNDRYVTARRVTGQFMYDKMLGKM, from the coding sequence TTGAAAAAACTGATTATCTCCATTTTTGGAGCAGCTGTACTATTTACATCCGGGGCTACAAGCACAGAGGCAAGCAGTATCAACTCCGTAGTGAACAACATGACAGGTATACCTTACAAGTGGGGTGGCACGACTGTAGCCGGCTTCGACTGTTCCGGGTTTATGAGATATCTTTTCAACAAATACAGCATTGAATTGCCACGTACTTCGCAGCAGCAAGCCAAAGCAGGTACTCCGGTATCCAAAAGTAACATTCGCACAGGTGATCTGGTGTTCTTCAATACGATGGGCAAAGGCATTTCACATACAGGTGTATATATTGGCGGCGGACAATTCGCACATGCCTCCAGTAGTAAAGGCGTAAGCATTACTAAGTTATCGAATCCATACTTCAATGATCGCTACGTGACAGCACGTCGGGTAACTGGACAATTTATGTACGATAAAATGTTGGGTAAAATGTAA
- the pelA gene encoding pectate lyase → MLSLKAKKIVTFILACTMVFSAVGMVVLPVTTVSAADATGTTASISDILKNQRPDGGWRKDYKQTSGEWAKSTIDNKATYSEIRRLAKEFKKTNDPRYSTAAIKGINFLINMQYSNGGWPQVYQSSGYHKHITYNDDAMINVMIMLDEVATRKGDFSFIDSTLANRSKNSVAKGVDAILNTQVVAGGKLTVWGQQHDSSSLKPASARIYEVPSLTAGESVTIVKFLKTRPANAKITASIKAAEAWFNKVKITGYKYERANGDSKIIADSKAAPIWARFYEVGTDKPIFIGRDGVVRYKLSDIDKERRGGYAWYGNWPSKL, encoded by the coding sequence GTGTTATCTTTGAAAGCAAAAAAAATAGTTACTTTTATTCTGGCATGCACGATGGTCTTCTCAGCAGTTGGAATGGTGGTTCTTCCTGTAACAACGGTGTCAGCTGCTGATGCAACAGGTACGACAGCAAGTATTTCTGATATTCTGAAGAACCAGCGGCCAGATGGAGGTTGGAGAAAAGACTATAAACAAACAAGTGGAGAATGGGCGAAGTCCACCATTGACAACAAGGCTACATACTCAGAAATTAGAAGATTGGCGAAGGAATTCAAAAAGACCAATGATCCGCGTTATTCCACAGCTGCAATCAAAGGAATTAACTTTTTGATCAACATGCAGTATTCAAACGGCGGATGGCCACAAGTCTACCAAAGCTCGGGATATCACAAACACATCACTTACAATGATGATGCGATGATTAATGTAATGATCATGCTGGATGAAGTAGCAACACGCAAAGGTGACTTCTCGTTTATCGACAGCACACTTGCTAACCGTAGTAAAAATTCAGTTGCCAAAGGTGTGGATGCGATTCTGAATACACAGGTCGTTGCAGGCGGTAAGCTGACAGTATGGGGACAACAACATGATTCCAGTTCCCTTAAACCGGCAAGCGCAAGAATCTATGAAGTACCCTCGTTGACGGCTGGAGAGAGTGTAACGATTGTTAAATTCCTCAAAACCAGACCTGCTAACGCTAAAATTACAGCATCCATTAAAGCAGCTGAGGCTTGGTTTAACAAAGTGAAAATTACAGGCTACAAGTATGAAAGAGCAAACGGAGACAGCAAAATTATCGCTGATTCCAAAGCTGCACCGATCTGGGCTCGCTTCTATGAAGTGGGAACGGATAAACCGATCTTTATTGGTCGTGACGGGGTAGTTAGATACAAATTAAGTGATATTGATAAAGAAAGAAGAGGCGGTTATGCATGGTATGGCAACTGGCCTTCCAAGCTGTAA